Proteins encoded within one genomic window of Citricoccus muralis:
- a CDS encoding siderophore-interacting protein, whose amino-acid sequence MGRSTGSVVLRTDHVKLFFPHPGTGDLVFPTITEKGRTIPEGSGDPLYWDYTVRAYDAEAHELTIDFVVHDHGVAGVWARDAQPGAELGVLGPRTEADPPLSVP is encoded by the coding sequence GTGGGAAGATCAACAGGCAGTGTCGTCCTTCGCACCGACCACGTGAAGCTCTTCTTCCCGCACCCGGGAACCGGGGACCTGGTCTTTCCCACCATCACGGAGAAAGGGCGGACCATCCCAGAAGGCTCTGGGGATCCGTTGTACTGGGACTACACCGTGCGGGCTTACGACGCTGAAGCACACGAGCTAACCATCGACTTCGTGGTGCATGATCACGGGGTGGCCGGGGTCTGGGCCCGCGACGCTCAGCCCGGTGCCGAACTGGGCGTGCTCGGCCCCCGCACTGAAGCCGATCCGCCGCTATCTGTGCCGTGA
- a CDS encoding ABC transporter substrate-binding protein, whose translation MNTPIPPRSLRRSRVAPLALLTGAALVLAGCSGSAGAGSANTDAAEAGEPVHGGTLRIAVGSDAGCIDPQQVGNNDSIYSTRQLVDSLTDQDPETGEIVPWLAEGWEINEDATEFTFTLQEGATFSNGDPVDAEAVAANLDRGIELGARASLITSYLEGYSGTEIIDDRTFTVTFDEPSAQFLQATSTHTLGILHPDSAAASDDERCTGVIGSGPFVLENYSPNEGSTFTAREDYDWGSSVWENTGAPYVDGIEFSIVPESGVRAGSLQSGQVDLIGNIAPQDAAQLTGVGAQLLDRTNPGIAMGLRLNHDHEFLSDPLVREAITRGIDREEIVDVTQVEGTPTATSVLSSTTPGYTDLSEALEGDDETVESLLAEAGFEQDSEGYWERDGKRLSFEILWFNVAASNSATVELIQQQLAGHGIEVTLQEGQVADWQNKLNEGDYDANLSNITRADPDILRSEYHTDLKNQSRLEASELDELLDAQASEGDEEARNEIVADAQRTIVENYRLVPVYDLTTVLAAGENVHGVHFDSGSRIHLSNTWIED comes from the coding sequence ATGAACACCCCCATTCCACCCCGCTCCCTCCGGCGCTCCCGCGTCGCCCCGCTCGCCCTGCTGACCGGCGCCGCGCTCGTCCTCGCAGGCTGCAGCGGTTCCGCCGGCGCCGGATCAGCCAACACCGACGCGGCCGAGGCCGGGGAGCCCGTCCACGGCGGCACCCTGCGGATCGCGGTCGGCTCCGACGCGGGCTGTATCGACCCGCAGCAGGTGGGCAACAACGACTCCATCTACTCGACCCGCCAGCTGGTGGATTCGCTGACCGACCAGGATCCGGAGACCGGGGAGATCGTGCCCTGGCTGGCCGAGGGCTGGGAGATCAACGAGGATGCCACCGAGTTCACCTTCACCCTGCAGGAGGGGGCCACCTTCTCCAACGGCGACCCGGTGGATGCCGAGGCGGTGGCCGCGAATCTTGACCGCGGCATCGAGCTGGGGGCTAGGGCCTCACTGATTACGTCGTATCTGGAAGGGTACAGCGGCACGGAGATCATCGACGATCGCACCTTCACCGTGACCTTCGACGAACCCTCCGCCCAGTTCCTGCAGGCCACCTCCACCCACACCTTGGGCATCCTGCACCCTGATTCCGCGGCGGCCAGCGATGACGAGCGCTGCACCGGGGTGATCGGTTCCGGGCCGTTCGTGTTGGAGAACTACTCTCCGAATGAGGGCAGCACGTTCACCGCCCGCGAGGACTACGACTGGGGCTCCTCGGTGTGGGAGAACACCGGGGCACCCTATGTGGACGGCATCGAGTTCAGCATCGTCCCCGAATCCGGGGTGCGCGCAGGATCGCTGCAGTCGGGCCAGGTCGACCTGATCGGCAACATCGCCCCGCAGGACGCCGCCCAACTGACCGGTGTGGGCGCCCAACTGCTGGACCGCACCAACCCCGGCATCGCCATGGGACTGCGGCTCAACCACGACCACGAGTTCCTCTCCGACCCGCTGGTGCGCGAAGCCATCACCCGCGGCATCGACCGTGAGGAAATCGTCGACGTCACCCAGGTCGAAGGCACCCCGACCGCCACCAGCGTCCTTTCCTCCACCACACCCGGCTACACCGACCTCAGCGAGGCGCTCGAGGGCGACGACGAAACGGTGGAATCCCTGCTCGCCGAGGCCGGATTCGAGCAGGACTCCGAGGGGTACTGGGAGCGCGACGGGAAGCGACTGAGCTTCGAGATCCTCTGGTTCAACGTGGCCGCTTCCAATTCCGCCACCGTTGAGCTGATCCAGCAGCAGCTGGCCGGCCACGGCATCGAGGTCACCCTTCAGGAGGGCCAGGTCGCCGACTGGCAGAACAAGCTCAACGAGGGCGACTACGACGCGAATCTCAGCAACATCACTCGCGCCGACCCCGACATCCTGCGCTCCGAGTACCACACGGATCTGAAGAACCAGTCGCGCCTCGAGGCTTCCGAGCTCGACGAGCTGCTCGACGCCCAAGCGTCTGAGGGCGACGAGGAGGCGCGCAACGAGATCGTCGCCGACGCCCAACGCACCATCGTGGAGAACTACCGGCTGGTGCCGGTCTACGACCTCACCACCGTGCTGGCCGCCGGGGAAAACGTCCACGGCGTCCACTTCGATTCCGGTTCCCGGATCCACCTGAGCAACACCTGGATCGAGGACTGA
- a CDS encoding exonuclease domain-containing protein, producing MASSFLSPSAGLDFVAVDFETANPDPSSVCQVGLARVSRGQIVATDSWYVVPPTGPDSFEPSFSALHGITAETVRREGFSWYDSLDHLHRVTRALPLVAHNVAFDRTVYRKASEAMGVPARDADWYDTVVLARRHVPAANHRLDTVARALGLPSFHHHEAEADAVTCAHIALTIAAQREVTSVTDLWAEPSRSCAPQPG from the coding sequence ATGGCTTCCTCCTTCCTCTCTCCCTCAGCCGGTCTGGATTTCGTCGCCGTCGACTTTGAGACAGCCAATCCCGACCCGTCCTCGGTCTGCCAGGTGGGTCTGGCACGGGTGTCCCGGGGCCAGATCGTGGCCACCGACAGCTGGTACGTGGTCCCTCCCACCGGGCCCGACTCCTTCGAACCGAGTTTCTCGGCCCTGCACGGCATCACCGCCGAGACCGTCCGCCGCGAAGGGTTCTCCTGGTACGACTCGCTGGATCACCTCCACCGGGTGACCCGCGCGCTGCCGCTGGTCGCGCACAACGTCGCCTTCGACCGCACGGTGTACCGCAAGGCCAGTGAGGCGATGGGCGTCCCCGCACGCGACGCCGACTGGTATGACACGGTGGTCCTGGCCCGGCGCCACGTCCCCGCGGCAAATCATCGACTCGACACCGTGGCACGGGCTCTGGGGCTGCCCTCATTCCACCATCACGAGGCGGAAGCTGATGCGGTGACCTGCGCCCACATCGCGCTGACCATCGCCGCCCAGCGGGAGGTCACCAGCGTCACGGACCTCTGGGCGGAACCGTCCCGGTCGTGCGCACCGCAGCCGGGGTGA
- a CDS encoding ABC transporter permease — protein sequence MTRYIGIRVLLALAVAWAAYTVTFVILYLIPGDPVSAMAAGGMDGGTASAERLEALREQYGFNDPLPVQYATHLLAAVRGDFGVSVQTGQDVTTAIGQVLAPTAQLASAALVLALLLGGGLAVAASYTRSARLRDLLLSLPPVSVSLPTFWVGLLLIQLFSFQLGLFPAMGDDGIDALVLPALTLALPIGAMIAQVLARSLLEASGEPYVVTARAKGITRGAVHTGHVLRNALLPALTMVGLIAGNLLAGSVIVETVFARPGVGQLTVQAVTLQDLPVIQGVVVLGAVVFIAANLAVDLLLPLVDPRVRVGHSYA from the coding sequence ATGACCCGCTACATCGGCATCCGCGTGCTGCTGGCGCTGGCCGTGGCCTGGGCGGCGTACACGGTGACCTTCGTGATCCTGTACCTGATCCCGGGCGACCCGGTCTCCGCCATGGCCGCGGGCGGCATGGACGGCGGCACCGCCTCGGCAGAGCGGCTGGAGGCGCTGCGCGAGCAGTACGGGTTCAACGACCCGTTGCCGGTGCAGTACGCCACCCACCTGCTGGCGGCGGTGCGCGGGGACTTCGGCGTCTCGGTGCAGACCGGTCAAGACGTGACGACGGCGATCGGACAGGTGCTGGCCCCCACCGCCCAGCTGGCCTCGGCCGCCCTGGTGCTGGCACTGCTCCTGGGCGGCGGGCTGGCTGTCGCCGCCAGCTACACCCGCTCCGCCCGGCTGCGCGATCTGCTGCTGAGCCTGCCCCCGGTCTCGGTGTCGCTGCCCACCTTCTGGGTGGGGCTGTTGCTGATCCAGCTGTTCAGCTTCCAGCTCGGGCTCTTCCCCGCGATGGGCGACGACGGAATCGACGCCCTGGTGCTGCCCGCACTCACCCTGGCGCTGCCGATCGGAGCGATGATCGCCCAGGTGCTGGCCCGCTCCCTACTGGAGGCTTCCGGAGAACCGTACGTGGTGACCGCCCGGGCCAAGGGCATCACCCGGGGCGCGGTGCACACCGGGCACGTGCTGCGCAACGCTCTGCTGCCGGCGCTGACGATGGTCGGACTGATCGCGGGGAACCTCTTGGCCGGGTCCGTGATCGTGGAGACCGTGTTCGCCCGCCCCGGGGTGGGCCAGCTCACCGTGCAGGCGGTGACGCTGCAGGATCTGCCGGTCATCCAGGGGGTGGTGGTGCTCGGCGCCGTCGTGTTCATCGCCGCGAACCTGGCGGTGGACCTGCTGCTGCCCCTGGTCGATCCGCGGGTGCGCGTCGGCCACTCGTACGCCTGA
- a CDS encoding nucleotide pyrophosphohydrolase: MSEEWSSAQVLESLSAFTKEREWEQFHRPDHLAKSVAVEAGELLECFQWSEVGDQDAVASELADVLTYAYLLAAKIGRSPEELILEKLETTRSKYPVAKARGRSTKYDRL, encoded by the coding sequence ATGAGTGAGGAATGGTCGAGTGCGCAGGTGTTGGAATCCCTGTCGGCGTTTACGAAGGAACGTGAGTGGGAGCAATTCCATCGCCCCGACCATCTCGCCAAATCCGTAGCAGTAGAAGCCGGGGAACTGTTGGAGTGCTTCCAGTGGAGCGAAGTCGGGGACCAGGATGCTGTGGCGAGTGAATTGGCTGATGTATTGACCTACGCGTACTTGCTGGCGGCGAAAATTGGTCGTTCTCCGGAAGAGCTGATTCTGGAGAAGCTGGAAACCACTCGTAGTAAATATCCGGTGGCTAAGGCGAGAGGGCGGAGCACCAAATATGACCGGCTTTGA
- a CDS encoding LLM class flavin-dependent oxidoreductase has translation MTTTQPSTSASFRLGVALKDTGWSDTAPASTVDPSGWLRQLRTAEEAGLAFATLHDAFRFEGAPRLDAALLGSWLAAGTERIGIIPTVTTTHTEPFHVSKALATLDYIGTGRAGWLVEVSPTAEEAQLFGRDRTDLAPSTLYAEAQEAVDVVRRLWDSWEDDAEIRDASTGRFIDREKLHYIDYESPRFSVKGPSITPRPPQGQPVVAYAGHTPEHIGAALDGADVLFAAPRDLREAEAIIQWVRRTETAGGSPRTPLVVYADVPVRLGSSTTSSTAGTVEDWGFGEVLTSVERTAERLQELRDLGFAGARLLPAVHDTDLAAVRDDLVPALRQLGLFTEDEPATLRDVFGLGPAENRYAQSAVDTASAPTTTGVLS, from the coding sequence ATGACCACGACGCAACCGTCCACCTCGGCGAGCTTCCGCTTAGGCGTGGCCCTCAAAGACACCGGCTGGTCCGACACGGCACCGGCCTCCACGGTCGACCCGTCGGGCTGGCTGCGGCAGCTGCGTACCGCGGAGGAGGCCGGGTTGGCGTTCGCCACCCTGCACGACGCGTTCCGCTTCGAGGGTGCGCCCCGCCTCGACGCTGCGCTGCTGGGCTCCTGGCTGGCCGCGGGCACCGAGCGCATCGGCATCATCCCGACCGTGACCACCACCCACACCGAGCCGTTTCACGTGTCGAAGGCGCTCGCCACCCTGGACTACATCGGCACCGGTCGGGCCGGCTGGCTGGTGGAGGTCTCGCCCACCGCCGAGGAAGCTCAGCTGTTCGGCCGGGACCGCACCGATCTGGCGCCGTCGACCCTCTACGCCGAGGCGCAGGAGGCGGTGGATGTGGTGCGCCGACTCTGGGACAGCTGGGAGGACGACGCCGAGATCCGCGATGCCTCCACGGGCCGGTTCATCGACCGGGAGAAACTGCACTACATCGACTACGAGTCGCCCCGGTTCTCGGTGAAGGGACCCTCGATCACCCCGCGTCCGCCGCAGGGTCAGCCGGTGGTGGCCTATGCCGGGCACACCCCGGAGCACATCGGCGCGGCACTGGACGGCGCGGACGTGCTGTTCGCGGCCCCGAGGGATCTGCGGGAGGCCGAGGCGATCATTCAGTGGGTGCGCCGCACTGAGACGGCCGGCGGCTCCCCGCGCACACCGCTGGTGGTGTACGCGGATGTGCCTGTGCGGCTGGGCAGTAGCACGACCAGTTCCACGGCGGGCACCGTTGAAGACTGGGGCTTCGGCGAGGTGCTGACCTCGGTGGAGCGCACCGCGGAGCGGCTGCAGGAGTTGCGGGATCTCGGATTCGCCGGGGCCCGGCTGCTGCCGGCCGTCCACGACACCGATCTGGCGGCGGTACGCGATGACCTGGTTCCGGCCCTGCGCCAACTCGGGCTCTTCACTGAGGATGAGCCCGCCACGCTGCGCGACGTCTTCGGACTGGGCCCAGCCGAGAACCGGTACGCGCAGTCCGCCGTCGACACTGCTTCCGCCCCCACCACGACAGGAGTCCTCTCATGA
- a CDS encoding SIP domain-containing protein — translation MPNWACSAPALKPIRRYLCREIGLPKDQVDVDGYWKKGTANLDHLSNELA, via the coding sequence GTGCCGAACTGGGCGTGCTCGGCCCCCGCACTGAAGCCGATCCGCCGCTATCTGTGCCGTGAAATTGGACTGCCTAAGGATCAGGTTGATGTCGACGGTTACTGGAAGAAGGGCACCGCGAACCTCGACCACCTTTCCAACGAGCTGGCCTAA
- a CDS encoding LLM class flavin-dependent oxidoreductase, translated as MTTPLSVFDLTPVPAGATAADAVHHSLELARRAERAGYHRLWYGEHHLNPGIVGTSPALFIALASTVTSTLRLGSGAVLAGHRSALSIAEEFAVLEAAAPGRIDLGLGRAGLRSAPGAGESAPAAREDRWTEEGLRLPAAPDLSGLFSSPRFAAQRALLNPPPETLPTYSEFVDQLQDFFARRARVDGVELNAVHASVEAPQLWILGSSPGESAQIAAERGLPFAANYHVAPTQVLEAIEHYRTRFRPGVLSAPHVLVSAEVLAAETEAEAERLARGYGAWVHSIRTGSGAIPYPAPDDELAAPLTGADAALVADREATRFVGDPEQVAQRLGVLRDATGADELLISTITHDPDARIRSFELLAESWSTTALTPTTASL; from the coding sequence ATGACCACCCCGTTGAGCGTTTTCGATCTGACCCCGGTTCCCGCCGGTGCCACCGCGGCCGATGCGGTGCACCACAGCCTGGAACTGGCGCGACGTGCCGAGCGCGCCGGATACCACCGGCTCTGGTACGGCGAGCATCACCTGAATCCGGGCATCGTCGGGACCTCTCCCGCACTGTTCATCGCGCTGGCATCGACGGTCACCTCGACGCTGCGCTTGGGCTCGGGCGCGGTGCTGGCCGGGCATCGCAGCGCGCTGTCGATCGCCGAGGAGTTCGCGGTGTTGGAAGCCGCCGCGCCCGGAAGGATCGATCTGGGACTAGGCCGGGCGGGACTGCGCTCCGCGCCGGGAGCTGGTGAGTCTGCGCCGGCGGCGCGCGAGGATCGTTGGACCGAGGAGGGTCTGCGGCTGCCGGCGGCTCCGGATCTGAGCGGACTGTTCTCCTCCCCTCGGTTTGCTGCTCAGCGTGCGTTGCTGAACCCGCCGCCCGAGACGCTACCGACGTACTCCGAGTTCGTGGACCAGTTGCAGGACTTCTTCGCGCGTCGCGCCCGGGTCGATGGCGTGGAGCTGAATGCGGTGCATGCCTCGGTGGAGGCCCCTCAGTTGTGGATTCTGGGCAGCTCGCCCGGGGAATCGGCGCAGATCGCCGCCGAGCGCGGCCTGCCCTTCGCTGCGAACTACCATGTGGCACCCACGCAGGTGCTCGAGGCGATTGAGCACTACCGGACGCGCTTCCGGCCGGGGGTGCTGTCGGCGCCGCACGTGCTGGTCTCGGCGGAGGTGCTGGCGGCGGAGACCGAGGCAGAAGCCGAGCGGCTGGCCCGCGGCTACGGAGCCTGGGTGCATTCGATCCGCACCGGCTCCGGCGCGATCCCGTACCCGGCGCCCGACGACGAGCTGGCCGCACCGCTCACCGGTGCCGACGCGGCGCTGGTGGCGGACCGGGAGGCCACCCGATTCGTCGGCGACCCGGAGCAGGTGGCCCAGCGGCTGGGGGTGCTGCGCGATGCCACCGGAGCCGACGAGCTGCTGATCAGCACCATCACCCATGACCCGGATGCCCGCATCCGCAGCTTCGAGCTGCTGGCGGAGTCCTGGTCGACGACCGCACTGACCCCCACCACGGCGAGCCTGTAG
- a CDS encoding ABC transporter permease, with the protein MTSTVTPPGTPPISAPTALAPAASVPAAPVTEPGSTGPRGRAGLGRGSRLSGLLRRPGLVLSVLFLGLVVLAAFAPGVLAPGDPYTGDTASALQAPSAAHWFGTDHLGRDLYTRVVHGTALSLRTALIAVVIALVSGGLFGVTAGFLGGWVDQTIMRVVDVLLAIPSLLLSLALVSALGFGSTNVAIAVALGSVATFARIARSQSLRVCQSVYVDGARSLGSRWYVTLVRHVLPNSTGPIIALAVLEFGTAILSVSALSFLGYGAPRPAPEWGSLVSEGRNYLAAASWLTLLPGLVIAATVLAINSIARALPSTVRT; encoded by the coding sequence ATGACTTCCACCGTGACACCCCCGGGCACGCCGCCGATCAGTGCGCCGACCGCGCTGGCGCCGGCGGCCTCGGTGCCGGCTGCACCGGTGACTGAACCCGGCTCGACCGGTCCGCGCGGCCGCGCCGGACTCGGCCGCGGCAGCCGGCTCTCTGGGTTGCTGCGCAGGCCCGGGCTGGTGCTGAGCGTGCTGTTCCTCGGCCTGGTCGTGTTGGCAGCCTTCGCCCCCGGAGTCCTCGCACCCGGCGACCCGTACACCGGCGACACCGCCAGCGCGCTGCAGGCGCCGAGCGCTGCGCACTGGTTCGGCACCGATCACCTGGGCCGTGACCTCTACACCCGGGTGGTGCACGGCACTGCACTGTCGCTGCGCACCGCGCTGATCGCCGTCGTCATCGCGTTGGTCTCCGGCGGACTGTTCGGGGTGACCGCCGGATTCCTCGGTGGCTGGGTGGATCAGACCATTATGCGAGTGGTGGACGTGCTGCTGGCCATCCCCTCGCTGCTGCTTTCCCTGGCCCTGGTCTCCGCGCTGGGGTTCGGGTCCACGAACGTGGCCATCGCGGTGGCGCTGGGCTCGGTCGCGACGTTCGCCCGCATCGCCCGGTCCCAGAGTCTGCGGGTCTGCCAGTCCGTGTACGTCGACGGCGCCCGGTCGCTGGGCTCACGCTGGTACGTCACCCTGGTCCGGCACGTGCTGCCGAACTCGACGGGGCCGATCATCGCTCTGGCCGTGCTGGAATTCGGCACCGCCATCCTCTCCGTCTCCGCCCTGAGCTTCCTCGGCTACGGCGCACCGCGCCCGGCCCCGGAATGGGGCTCGCTGGTGTCGGAGGGGCGGAACTACCTGGCCGCGGCGAGCTGGCTGACCCTGCTGCCCGGGCTCGTCATCGCCGCCACCGTGCTCGCCATCAACAGCATCGCCCGCGCCCTTCCGTCCACGGTACGGACCTGA
- a CDS encoding dipeptide ABC transporter ATP-binding protein: MTALATTRASGSAAGSTATERLVVVRQLHADYDTPRGPVPALRGVDLQIQRGEITAVVGESGSGKSTLAHALIGLLPANGRIVSGAISFGDLDLHGLSERRFRALRGTRIGLVPQDPTVSLNPVRTIGDQVAEAVTAHRRLPRASARARAAELLEQAGIDRPPLRLRQYPHELSGGMRQRVLIAIALAGDPDLIIADEPTSALDATVQKRILDHLEELTRAQGISVLLVTHDLGVAAERADRIVVMNQGRVVETGTPAEVLENPTDAYTRRLVAAAPGLTWNEDYREPVSPESPVLLRATDLTRTFRMPGTTGKNTELTAVDRVSFEIRRGETLALVGESGSGKSTTAKLVLGLESPSSGRVEFDGVDVGSLGREQWRQLRRRAQLIYQNPYASLDPRFTLEQLITEPLDAFRVGTRAERRATAARLLERVALPADYAQRSPAELSGGQRQRVAIARALALNPDLVVCDEPVSALDVSVQAQVLELLSELQRDEGLTYLFITHDLAVVRQLAHRVAVMRSGQIVELAPTRRIFTAPEHDYTRELLGSIAGTAAGAVTEGVTP, translated from the coding sequence ATGACTGCTCTAGCAACCACCCGCGCTTCTGGCTCTGCCGCAGGATCTACCGCGACCGAGCGGCTGGTCGTCGTCCGCCAGTTGCACGCCGACTACGACACACCCCGCGGCCCGGTCCCCGCCCTGCGTGGGGTGGACTTGCAGATCCAGCGGGGCGAGATCACCGCGGTGGTGGGCGAGTCCGGTTCCGGGAAATCCACGCTGGCGCACGCGCTCATCGGGCTACTGCCCGCCAACGGACGGATCGTCTCCGGAGCGATCTCCTTCGGCGATCTCGACCTGCACGGGCTCTCCGAGCGTCGGTTCCGTGCTCTGCGCGGAACCCGGATCGGCCTGGTGCCGCAGGACCCCACGGTGTCGCTCAACCCCGTCCGCACCATCGGCGACCAGGTTGCCGAGGCCGTCACCGCCCACCGTCGGCTCCCGCGCGCCTCGGCTCGCGCCCGTGCGGCCGAACTGCTGGAGCAGGCCGGCATCGACCGTCCACCACTGCGGCTGCGCCAGTACCCGCACGAACTCTCCGGGGGCATGCGCCAACGGGTGTTGATCGCCATCGCCCTGGCCGGCGACCCCGACCTGATCATCGCCGACGAACCCACCTCCGCCCTTGACGCCACCGTGCAGAAACGCATTCTCGATCACCTCGAGGAGCTCACCCGAGCCCAGGGCATCTCGGTGCTGCTGGTCACGCACGACCTCGGGGTGGCCGCCGAGCGCGCCGACCGGATCGTGGTGATGAACCAGGGACGCGTGGTCGAGACCGGCACCCCCGCCGAGGTGTTGGAGAACCCCACCGACGCCTACACCCGCCGCCTGGTGGCCGCCGCCCCTGGGCTGACCTGGAACGAGGACTACCGCGAGCCGGTGAGTCCGGAGTCCCCGGTGCTGCTGCGCGCCACCGACCTGACCCGGACCTTCCGGATGCCCGGCACCACCGGCAAGAACACCGAGCTGACCGCCGTGGACCGGGTGAGCTTCGAGATCCGCCGCGGCGAAACCCTCGCCCTGGTGGGAGAATCGGGCTCCGGAAAGTCGACGACGGCGAAGCTGGTGCTCGGTTTGGAGAGTCCCAGCTCCGGGCGCGTCGAGTTCGACGGTGTCGACGTCGGCTCCCTGGGGCGGGAACAGTGGCGGCAGCTGCGGCGTCGGGCCCAGCTGATCTATCAGAACCCCTACGCCTCCCTGGATCCGCGCTTCACCCTCGAACAGCTCATCACCGAACCGTTGGACGCGTTCCGAGTGGGCACTCGCGCCGAGCGCCGGGCCACCGCTGCCCGGCTCCTCGAACGCGTGGCCCTGCCTGCTGACTATGCGCAGCGCTCCCCGGCCGAGCTCTCCGGCGGCCAGCGCCAGCGAGTGGCGATTGCCCGCGCCCTGGCGCTGAACCCAGACCTGGTGGTGTGCGACGAACCGGTCTCCGCCCTCGACGTCTCCGTTCAAGCCCAGGTGCTCGAACTGCTCTCCGAGCTACAGCGCGATGAGGGGCTGACCTACCTGTTCATCACCCACGATCTCGCCGTCGTACGTCAGCTCGCCCACCGGGTGGCGGTGATGCGCTCCGGGCAGATCGTGGAGTTGGCACCCACCCGGCGCATCTTCACCGCCCCGGAGCACGACTACACCCGAGAGCTGCTGGGTTCCATCGCCGGCACTGCCGCCGGCGCCGTGACAGAAGGAGTCACCCCATGA
- a CDS encoding NtaA/DmoA family FMN-dependent monooxygenase (This protein belongs to a clade of FMN-dependent monooxygenases, within a broader family of flavin-dependent oxidoreductases, the luciferase-like monooxygenase (LMM) family, some of whose members use coenzyme F420 rather than FMN.), protein MTDIPQVILGAHFPGVNHTTVWSDPASGSHIHFDSFARFAQAAERGKFDFLFLAEGLRLREQGGHIHDLDVVGRPDTLPVLAGLAAVTQHLGLAGTINATFNEPTEVARQFATLDHLSAGRAAWNVVTSSDAFTGENFRRGGYLPRDQRYVRAEEFLDAARAQWDSWEAPAGETAGTEPAPFQVSSTQFEISGQVTFPRPPQGHPVIFQAGDSAAGRDFAARNADAVFTRHGTPEAGRAFYADLKSRVAAAGRTPEHVKVLPGATFVVADTDAEAVELADHIRHQQVSGQTALRLLEQVWNRDLSGYDPDGPLPEIEPETGETTIIQGRARHVDDPHEAVAKLRRLAEEHGYSLRETAIASQARQSFIGSPQTVAHQIIDAVATGVSDGFILVPHLTPSGLDPFVDRVVPLLQERGALRTDYPERATLRDLLGLPTPITLKESTA, encoded by the coding sequence ATGACCGATATTCCTCAGGTGATCCTCGGCGCGCACTTCCCCGGCGTCAACCACACCACCGTGTGGAGCGACCCGGCCTCGGGGAGCCACATCCACTTCGATTCCTTCGCCCGCTTCGCCCAGGCCGCCGAGCGCGGGAAGTTCGACTTCCTGTTCCTCGCCGAGGGGCTGCGGCTGCGCGAACAGGGCGGACACATCCACGACCTCGACGTCGTAGGACGTCCCGACACCCTGCCGGTGCTGGCCGGACTGGCCGCGGTGACCCAGCATCTGGGGTTGGCCGGGACGATCAACGCGACCTTCAACGAGCCGACGGAGGTCGCCCGCCAGTTCGCTACCCTGGATCATCTCTCCGCCGGACGGGCCGCCTGGAACGTGGTGACCAGCTCGGATGCCTTTACCGGCGAGAACTTCCGCCGCGGCGGCTACCTGCCCCGCGATCAGCGCTATGTGCGGGCCGAAGAGTTCCTCGACGCCGCCCGCGCCCAGTGGGACTCGTGGGAGGCACCGGCGGGTGAGACAGCGGGCACCGAGCCCGCACCGTTCCAGGTGTCCTCCACCCAGTTCGAGATTTCTGGTCAGGTGACGTTCCCGCGCCCGCCGCAGGGCCACCCGGTGATCTTCCAGGCTGGCGATTCCGCCGCGGGACGCGACTTCGCTGCCCGCAACGCCGACGCCGTGTTCACCCGGCACGGGACCCCTGAGGCCGGGCGCGCTTTCTACGCTGACCTGAAGTCGAGGGTGGCCGCGGCCGGGCGCACCCCGGAGCACGTGAAGGTGCTGCCGGGCGCCACCTTCGTCGTCGCCGACACCGATGCCGAAGCGGTGGAGCTGGCCGACCACATCCGCCACCAGCAGGTCAGCGGCCAGACCGCGCTGCGGCTGCTGGAACAGGTGTGGAACCGAGACCTCTCCGGGTACGACCCCGACGGCCCCCTGCCCGAGATTGAGCCCGAGACCGGGGAAACGACCATCATCCAGGGCCGGGCCCGCCACGTGGACGACCCGCATGAAGCCGTCGCGAAGCTGCGTCGGCTGGCCGAGGAGCACGGCTACAGCCTGCGCGAGACGGCGATCGCCTCCCAGGCCCGTCAGAGCTTTATCGGCTCCCCGCAAACCGTGGCCCACCAGATCATCGACGCGGTGGCCACCGGCGTCTCCGACGGATTCATCCTCGTCCCCCATCTCACCCCCTCCGGGCTGGACCCCTTCGTAGACCGGGTGGTGCCGCTGCTCCAGGAGCGCGGCGCCCTGCGCACCGACTATCCGGAGCGCGCCACCCTGCGCGACCTGCTGGGTCTGCCCACCCCCATCACGCTGAAAGAGAGCACCGCATGA